In the genome of Halobacterium noricense, one region contains:
- a CDS encoding cobalamin B12-binding domain-containing protein: MSHESQRNIRCLVAKVGLDGHDRGAHVITRAFRDAGFEVIYSGLHKAPEEIVQAAVQEDVDVLGISILSGAHNTLVPKVVEGLEAYDAFDDTLIIVGGIVPDEDREGLEEAGVDAIFGPGTPMEETIEFIRENVTRRD, encoded by the coding sequence ATGAGCCACGAATCCCAGCGGAACATCCGGTGCCTGGTGGCCAAAGTCGGACTCGACGGCCACGACCGGGGCGCTCACGTCATCACGCGGGCGTTCCGCGACGCCGGATTCGAGGTCATCTACTCGGGCCTCCACAAGGCCCCCGAGGAAATCGTTCAGGCGGCCGTCCAGGAGGACGTCGACGTGCTCGGCATCTCCATTCTCTCGGGCGCGCACAACACGCTCGTCCCGAAAGTCGTCGAAGGCCTCGAAGCGTACGACGCCTTCGATGACACCCTCATCATCGTCGGCGGCATCGTCCCCGACGAGGACCGCGAGGGCCTGGAGGAGGCGGGCGTGGACGCCATCTTCGGGCCGGGGACGCCGATGGAGGAGACCATCGAGTTCATCCGGGAGAACGTGACGCGGCGTGACTGA
- a CDS encoding DUF420 domain-containing protein: protein MTSVSDYARANPRRVTVVLSVVGYALVAAAFSGIVPLFPPLSDETVLLFSDAIAVVNTLALTSLLVGAAFIKRGDVRRHRAAMLTAFALICVFLVLYLWKVGGGFEKSIVIEEGQFLARYAGVVEILYLIMLAIHIFLSVVAVPVVLYAITLGLTHTPEELRETSHAKYGRIAVTAWSLSLFLGVVTYWMLNHVYSWVPR from the coding sequence ATGACCTCCGTCTCCGACTACGCGAGAGCGAACCCGCGCCGCGTCACCGTCGTCCTCTCGGTCGTCGGCTACGCGCTCGTCGCCGCTGCCTTCTCCGGCATCGTTCCGCTGTTCCCGCCGCTCTCAGACGAAACCGTGCTGCTGTTCTCGGACGCCATCGCCGTCGTGAACACGCTCGCGCTCACCAGCCTACTCGTGGGTGCGGCCTTCATCAAGCGCGGCGACGTCCGGAGACACCGCGCCGCGATGCTGACCGCATTCGCGCTCATCTGCGTGTTCCTCGTGCTCTACCTCTGGAAAGTCGGCGGCGGCTTCGAGAAGTCCATCGTCATCGAGGAAGGCCAGTTCCTCGCCCGGTACGCGGGCGTCGTCGAGATTCTGTACCTCATCATGCTCGCCATCCACATCTTCCTCTCCGTCGTCGCCGTCCCCGTCGTCCTCTACGCCATCACGCTCGGCCTCACGCACACCCCCGAGGAACTGCGGGAAACGAGCCACGCCAAGTACGGCCGGATTGCCGTGACGGCGTGGTCGCTGTCGCTGTTCCTCGGCGTCGTCACCTACTGGATGCTCAACCACGTCTACTCCTGGGTCCCGCGCTAG
- a CDS encoding ABC transporter permease, which translates to MSRLARIRAEATAAYRTFLRRRTAVFFTFFFPVLLIVIFAGLVRTTSGSGGLFTEPTAYYVPAYLATVVLFTPLSRVGSTVARHREGNRFEKLSTTPLTRAEWLAAHTLVNVVLIAAASAVLLVALLATGASFALSPWLAVLVPATSVVFCGVGAVIGSYADGQDGAIAASNGIALPVLFLSETFVQPDLFPAWFRPIVDLSPLAYFARGVRAATTQGGDVTTNTAVVVVLAVVAFAVGTLAIPWTE; encoded by the coding sequence ATGAGCCGGCTGGCTCGCATCCGGGCGGAAGCGACCGCGGCCTACCGGACGTTCCTGCGGCGTCGAACGGCGGTGTTCTTCACGTTCTTCTTTCCGGTGTTGCTCATCGTCATCTTCGCCGGGCTCGTCCGCACGACGTCGGGCAGCGGCGGCCTGTTCACGGAGCCGACCGCGTACTACGTGCCGGCGTACCTCGCGACCGTCGTGCTGTTCACGCCGCTGTCCCGGGTCGGGAGCACGGTCGCGCGCCACCGCGAGGGAAACCGCTTCGAGAAGCTCTCGACGACGCCGCTGACCCGGGCGGAGTGGCTCGCCGCGCACACGCTCGTGAACGTCGTACTCATCGCCGCCGCGTCCGCCGTGCTGCTGGTCGCGCTGCTCGCGACCGGCGCGTCGTTCGCGCTCTCCCCGTGGCTCGCCGTGCTCGTGCCCGCGACGTCCGTAGTGTTCTGCGGCGTCGGCGCGGTCATCGGGAGTTACGCGGACGGCCAGGACGGCGCCATCGCCGCGAGCAACGGCATCGCGCTCCCAGTGCTGTTCCTCTCGGAGACGTTCGTCCAGCCCGACCTGTTCCCGGCGTGGTTCCGGCCAATCGTGGACCTCTCGCCGCTGGCGTACTTCGCACGTGGCGTCCGCGCAGCCACCACGCAGGGGGGCGACGTGACGACGAACACGGCGGTCGTCGTGGTGCTCGCGGTCGTCGCGTTCGCCGTCGGTACGCTCGCGATTCCGTGGACCGAGTGA
- a CDS encoding ABC transporter ATP-binding protein: MTPVVVAEAVEKAYGDTTAVDGVSLSVGEGEVFALVGPNGAGKTTLVRCLTGTTTPDSGRVELLCDEPSETNDQRVGLLPQDFAPPDRLTAGELVGYYAGLYDDARDPEAVLAEVGLDPDTETWYGDLSGGEQRRACVAAALVNAPDVLFLDEPTTAVDPAGRRALWRVFEDLAASGTTIFLTTHDMAEAQRLADRVALLADGRVAATGTPRELVAEHGGEPRLVVELPEESAEVPDVPGFDPEVTREGFVFSDVAPEGIGDVVAALDDAGVEFEALSWREPTLEDAYLTLAGDIEGVEVQR, encoded by the coding sequence ATGACTCCCGTAGTCGTCGCCGAGGCCGTCGAGAAGGCCTACGGCGACACCACCGCCGTCGACGGCGTCTCGCTGTCGGTCGGCGAGGGCGAGGTGTTCGCGCTCGTCGGCCCGAACGGTGCGGGCAAGACGACGCTCGTGCGCTGTCTGACCGGCACGACGACGCCCGACAGCGGTCGAGTCGAGTTGCTCTGCGACGAGCCCAGCGAGACCAACGACCAGCGCGTCGGCCTACTGCCACAGGACTTCGCGCCACCGGACCGCCTCACTGCGGGCGAACTCGTCGGCTACTACGCCGGCCTCTACGACGACGCCCGCGACCCCGAGGCGGTCCTCGCGGAGGTCGGCCTCGACCCCGACACGGAGACGTGGTACGGCGACCTCTCTGGCGGCGAACAGCGCCGCGCGTGCGTCGCCGCCGCGCTCGTGAACGCGCCGGACGTGCTGTTCCTCGACGAGCCGACGACCGCCGTCGACCCCGCGGGCCGGCGCGCGCTCTGGCGCGTGTTCGAGGACCTCGCAGCGTCGGGCACCACCATCTTCCTCACGACGCACGACATGGCCGAAGCACAGCGCCTCGCGGACCGCGTTGCCCTGCTCGCGGACGGGCGGGTCGCGGCGACAGGAACCCCCCGAGAGCTCGTCGCCGAGCACGGCGGGGAGCCCCGGCTGGTCGTCGAACTCCCCGAGGAATCAGCGGAAGTACCCGACGTCCCAGGGTTCGACCCCGAGGTGACGCGGGAGGGATTCGTCTTCTCGGACGTCGCACCCGAGGGCATCGGCGACGTCGTGGCCGCGCTCGACGACGCCGGGGTCGAGTTCGAGGCGCTGTCGTGGCGCGAGCCGACGCTGGAGGACGCGTACCTCACGCTCGCCGGCGACATCGAGGGCGTGGAGGTGCAGCGATGA
- a CDS encoding DUF7546 family protein, with protein MGASVSLSPSRFQPTRKTLLYAAFLLNGELAVVLFYFAVSASVPTDPVVLAYPFVWINASIWAVSRVDLPDASRRQRVFALGVGLAYFLLLGGVGGVYMFHGAGLGARISWLSPGWGPALVYSGSALTISLLPFKVVGYATLAYLVAATVLDAAKTGVAGLLGLLACVSCTWPIAATVFTGAFGSASALAAAAQNEPYGLSTVVFVSSVLLLAWRPTR; from the coding sequence GTGGGCGCGTCAGTCTCGCTCTCCCCGAGCCGATTCCAGCCCACGCGGAAGACGCTGCTGTACGCCGCGTTCCTGCTGAACGGCGAACTCGCCGTCGTCCTGTTCTACTTCGCGGTGTCGGCGTCGGTCCCCACCGACCCCGTGGTGCTGGCGTACCCGTTCGTCTGGATCAACGCCTCCATCTGGGCCGTCTCCCGGGTGGACCTCCCGGATGCCTCCCGGCGACAGCGCGTGTTCGCACTCGGCGTCGGCCTCGCGTACTTCCTCCTCCTGGGGGGCGTCGGGGGCGTCTACATGTTCCACGGCGCTGGCCTCGGCGCGCGCATCTCGTGGCTCTCCCCCGGCTGGGGGCCCGCGCTCGTCTACAGCGGGTCCGCGCTCACAATCAGCCTCCTCCCGTTCAAGGTCGTCGGCTACGCGACGCTGGCGTACCTCGTCGCTGCCACCGTCCTCGACGCCGCGAAGACCGGCGTTGCGGGATTGCTCGGCCTGCTCGCGTGCGTGAGCTGCACGTGGCCGATAGCCGCGACCGTGTTCACGGGCGCGTTCGGCAGCGCGTCCGCGCTCGCCGCCGCCGCGCAGAACGAGCCGTACGGGCTCTCGACGGTCGTGTTCGTCTCCTCCGTGCTGTTGCTCGCGTGGCGGCCGACGCGGTAG
- the cyoE gene encoding heme o synthase — protein MGVYALLVVGATAALTNAAAACRSWPACDGRWYALDSLSLAVVWGHRTAAVVTGVLVLAAAVMAWRRDSSTRVRAAVTAALAAYPVQIAVGALTATTPASAALGGAHLALGVLIFAGLVAALAWTLELQTGHLPSAEWEGEPKGDDGDDSVPVSGPLATAYAYFRLTKPRLMWLLCLVAAAGMALAAGPSLRAETVVATLGGGVLAIGASGTFNHVLEREKDRKMSRTDDRPLATDRIPKRNAIAFGVMLAAASLAAFYSVNPLTAALGFTAIVFYSVVYTLVLKPNTRQSTVIGGAAGALPALIGWAAVTGDVGVAGLALAAVIFLWTPAHFYNLALAYKDDYERGGFPLMPVVSGEATTRKHIVYYLGATLVAAVALSALAGLGVLYAATTVVFGGVFLYAAMRLHRERDRAAAMRAFHASNAYLGCLLVAVVVDAMVV, from the coding sequence ATGGGCGTCTACGCGCTGCTCGTCGTCGGCGCGACGGCCGCGCTGACGAACGCAGCCGCAGCGTGTCGCTCGTGGCCGGCCTGCGACGGACGCTGGTACGCCCTCGACTCGCTGTCGCTGGCGGTTGTCTGGGGCCACCGGACCGCCGCCGTCGTCACCGGCGTGCTCGTGCTCGCCGCCGCGGTGATGGCGTGGCGGCGTGACTCCTCCACACGCGTCCGCGCCGCGGTCACCGCCGCGCTGGCCGCCTACCCGGTCCAAATCGCGGTCGGCGCGCTCACCGCGACGACGCCGGCGTCGGCCGCGCTCGGCGGCGCACACCTCGCGCTCGGCGTGCTCATCTTCGCCGGCCTGGTCGCCGCGCTCGCGTGGACGCTGGAACTCCAGACGGGCCACCTCCCGTCCGCGGAGTGGGAGGGTGAGCCGAAAGGCGACGACGGCGACGACAGCGTCCCCGTTTCGGGGCCGCTGGCGACCGCGTACGCGTACTTCCGGCTGACGAAGCCGCGGCTGATGTGGCTGCTGTGCCTGGTCGCCGCCGCCGGCATGGCGCTGGCCGCTGGGCCGAGCCTCCGCGCGGAGACCGTTGTCGCGACGCTCGGCGGCGGCGTGCTCGCCATCGGCGCGTCGGGCACGTTCAACCACGTGCTCGAACGCGAGAAAGACCGGAAGATGTCCCGCACCGACGACCGGCCGCTGGCGACCGACCGCATCCCGAAGCGCAACGCCATCGCGTTCGGCGTGATGCTGGCGGCGGCGTCGCTGGCCGCGTTCTACTCGGTGAACCCGTTGACCGCGGCGCTCGGGTTCACCGCCATCGTGTTCTACTCGGTGGTGTACACGCTCGTGTTGAAGCCCAACACCCGACAGAGCACCGTCATCGGCGGCGCAGCGGGCGCGCTCCCCGCGCTCATCGGCTGGGCCGCGGTGACGGGCGACGTGGGCGTCGCGGGCCTCGCGCTCGCGGCGGTCATATTCCTGTGGACGCCCGCGCACTTCTACAACCTCGCGCTCGCGTACAAGGACGACTACGAGCGCGGCGGCTTCCCGCTGATGCCCGTCGTCAGCGGCGAAGCCACGACCCGCAAGCACATCGTCTACTACCTCGGCGCGACGCTCGTCGCCGCGGTGGCGCTGTCCGCGCTCGCTGGCCTCGGCGTGCTGTACGCGGCGACGACGGTCGTCTTCGGTGGCGTGTTCCTGTACGCCGCGATGCGCCTCCACCGGGAGCGCGACCGCGCCGCCGCGATGCGCGCGTTCCACGCGTCGAACGCCTACCTCGGCTGCCTGCTGGTGGCCGTCGTCGTGGACGCGATGGTGGTCTGA
- the coxB gene encoding cytochrome c oxidase subunit II has product MRGKRLVPVLVAAVGFLAAFVDPVAAQQYQSVTEELIRNLNSMLLAAALPVTLLVEGILVYTVWKFRNSDEAKPTKENRRLEITWTVATAVVLLFVGVAAYGVMAQPSVTATQADAQAAMAEDDTVVVDAVGVQWYWNYQYPEENLTVSSGAATGDVDVGNQPMVVPEDTKLVIRTQSQDVIHAFHAPEIGLKADAVPGQTNYLITEVNEKGTYQLYCAEFCGQGHSEMLGTIAVVEEDTYQEWVEDPENTTIDV; this is encoded by the coding sequence ATGAGAGGCAAGCGGCTCGTACCCGTTCTCGTCGCCGCCGTCGGCTTCCTCGCCGCCTTCGTGGACCCGGTCGCTGCCCAGCAGTACCAGTCGGTGACCGAGGAGCTCATCCGCAACCTGAACTCGATGCTGCTCGCGGCCGCGCTCCCCGTCACGCTGCTCGTCGAGGGCATCCTCGTCTACACGGTGTGGAAGTTCCGGAACAGCGACGAGGCGAAACCGACCAAGGAGAACCGCCGGCTCGAAATCACGTGGACCGTCGCCACCGCCGTCGTCCTCCTGTTCGTCGGCGTCGCCGCCTACGGCGTGATGGCACAGCCGTCGGTCACGGCGACGCAGGCCGACGCCCAGGCGGCGATGGCCGAAGACGACACCGTCGTCGTCGACGCCGTCGGCGTCCAGTGGTACTGGAACTACCAGTACCCCGAGGAGAACCTCACGGTGAGCTCCGGCGCTGCGACCGGCGACGTCGACGTCGGCAACCAACCGATGGTGGTCCCGGAGGACACGAAGCTCGTGATACGCACGCAGTCACAGGACGTGATTCACGCGTTCCACGCGCCCGAAATCGGCCTGAAGGCCGACGCCGTCCCCGGGCAGACCAACTACCTCATCACCGAGGTCAACGAGAAGGGCACCTACCAGCTCTACTGCGCCGAGTTCTGCGGCCAGGGCCACTCCGAGATGCTCGGCACCATCGCGGTCGTCGAGGAAGACACCTACCAGGAGTGGGTCGAGGACCCCGAGAACACGACCATCGACGTTTAA
- a CDS encoding biotin--[acetyl-CoA-carboxylase] ligase, producing MTVDADRLRSLVDAPVVHRESVPSTNDLARTEGRDGAAHGTFVVADEQTAGRGRTGNVWASPPGGVWSSTLVYPDFDASHVGRLTFAGGLAAAETVESFGVDAALKWPNDVVVGDDARKLCGVLTEAVVDEVPVAGKPVDEVLPGTDPADAELSFAVLGIGVNAALDPSDLDVERDVTTLRAEVGDVDATAIAATLHERLIAWVERVGTDDGFAAALDAWRERSATLGERVRVETRGGETVVGDATGVTSRGALVVDTGDEDVAVTEGECSRLRRA from the coding sequence ATGACAGTCGACGCCGACCGACTGCGCTCGCTCGTCGACGCGCCGGTCGTCCACCGCGAGTCCGTCCCGAGTACGAACGACCTCGCGCGCACCGAGGGCCGCGACGGCGCAGCCCACGGCACGTTCGTCGTCGCGGACGAGCAGACTGCGGGCCGTGGTCGCACGGGGAACGTGTGGGCGTCGCCGCCGGGCGGCGTCTGGTCGAGCACGCTCGTCTACCCCGACTTCGACGCGAGCCACGTCGGCCGACTCACGTTCGCGGGCGGGCTCGCGGCCGCCGAGACAGTCGAATCGTTCGGCGTGGACGCGGCCCTGAAGTGGCCCAACGACGTGGTCGTCGGCGACGACGCGCGGAAGCTCTGCGGCGTGCTCACCGAAGCGGTCGTCGACGAGGTGCCGGTCGCCGGCAAGCCCGTCGACGAAGTGCTGCCCGGCACGGACCCCGCGGACGCGGAGTTGTCGTTCGCGGTGCTGGGCATCGGCGTGAACGCGGCCCTCGACCCGAGCGACCTCGACGTCGAGCGGGATGTGACGACGTTGCGGGCGGAAGTCGGGGACGTGGACGCGACGGCGATCGCAGCGACACTCCACGAGCGACTGATCGCCTGGGTCGAGCGCGTCGGGACCGACGACGGGTTCGCGGCGGCGCTGGACGCGTGGCGCGAACGGAGCGCGACGCTCGGCGAGCGCGTGCGCGTGGAGACGCGGGGCGGCGAGACGGTCGTCGGCGACGCCACCGGTGTCACGTCGCGTGGCGCGCTCGTCGTCGACACGGGCGACGAAGACGTCGCCGTCACGGAAGGCGAGTGCAGTCGGCTTCGACGCGCGTAG
- a CDS encoding cytochrome c oxidase subunit 3: protein MTVTDDSEDHGHHLPAVEDWPKGFGEASWWPFVTAVGAAGFYIGAALYVLGQNETFGFVTPMVGPAVFVGSVFVFLAGLYGWVYHAFVKHFWSRETTGGAALRWGMILFLGTEIATFGAGFVYYFFIRAGSQWSQAVQHVPEGFLGALVLANTAILVLSSITLHFAHVALREGDRSRFLSLLVSTLVLGVIFIAGQVYEYYEFIVHEGLSPTGGIFESAFFGLTGLHGLHVSLGAVLLAIVTVRAFKGQYSHERDVSVATVSMYWHFVDAVWIFLVVVLYAGAIVSF from the coding sequence ATGACCGTCACGGACGACTCAGAGGACCACGGCCACCACCTGCCGGCCGTGGAGGACTGGCCGAAGGGCTTCGGCGAGGCCAGCTGGTGGCCGTTCGTCACCGCCGTCGGTGCCGCCGGGTTCTACATCGGCGCCGCGCTGTACGTGCTCGGACAGAACGAGACGTTCGGGTTCGTCACTCCGATGGTCGGGCCGGCCGTCTTCGTGGGGAGCGTGTTCGTCTTCCTCGCGGGCCTGTACGGCTGGGTGTACCACGCCTTCGTGAAACACTTCTGGAGCCGGGAGACGACCGGCGGCGCGGCGCTCCGCTGGGGGATGATACTGTTCCTCGGCACGGAAATTGCGACGTTCGGTGCCGGGTTCGTCTACTACTTCTTCATCCGCGCGGGCTCGCAGTGGTCCCAAGCAGTCCAGCACGTCCCCGAGGGGTTCCTCGGCGCGCTCGTGCTCGCGAACACCGCCATCCTCGTGCTGTCCAGCATCACGCTGCACTTCGCGCACGTCGCGCTCCGGGAGGGCGACCGGTCGCGGTTCCTCTCGCTGCTCGTCTCGACGCTCGTGCTCGGCGTGATATTCATCGCCGGCCAGGTGTACGAGTACTACGAGTTCATCGTCCACGAGGGGCTGTCGCCGACCGGCGGCATCTTCGAGAGCGCGTTCTTCGGGCTGACCGGCCTCCACGGCCTCCACGTCTCCCTCGGTGCGGTGCTGCTGGCCATCGTGACCGTCCGCGCGTTCAAGGGCCAGTACTCCCACGAGCGCGACGTCTCCGTGGCCACCGTCTCGATGTACTGGCACTTCGTCGACGCCGTCTGGATCTTCCTCGTCGTCGTGCTGTACGCCGGCGCGATCGTCAGCTTCTAA
- a CDS encoding DUF7410 domain-containing protein — MTNTTDAPDDAPRCSYCGEAFPTERLRALHRGLEHYESLDEGERAAFEDAYHSESEDLRSFRLRALAALVALYFGFLMTYAVVAV, encoded by the coding sequence ATGACTAACACCACCGACGCCCCCGACGACGCGCCCCGGTGCTCGTACTGCGGCGAGGCGTTCCCGACCGAGCGGCTGCGCGCGCTCCACCGCGGGCTCGAACACTACGAAAGTCTCGACGAGGGCGAGCGCGCGGCCTTCGAGGACGCGTACCACAGCGAGAGCGAGGACCTCCGGTCGTTCCGGCTGCGCGCGCTCGCCGCGCTCGTCGCGCTGTACTTCGGCTTCCTGATGACGTACGCCGTGGTCGCCGTCTGA
- a CDS encoding DUF7541 family protein: MVEQTEQGLSDQYPRASPWPIPLVLGLVISEIGILFDGLLPVAVGGLVLLAGSVVGILRESGFASTLHRPALAVAAVFGGLGGLLYVATSATARGLALGGTGIVVAAASVALFLLETGRL; the protein is encoded by the coding sequence ATGGTCGAGCAAACGGAGCAGGGACTGAGCGACCAGTACCCGCGCGCCAGCCCGTGGCCGATTCCGCTCGTGTTGGGCCTCGTCATCTCCGAGATTGGCATCCTCTTCGACGGGTTGCTCCCCGTCGCTGTCGGCGGATTAGTGCTGCTCGCGGGCAGCGTCGTCGGCATCCTCCGCGAATCCGGGTTCGCATCCACGCTGCACCGGCCCGCGCTGGCGGTCGCCGCGGTGTTCGGGGGGCTCGGCGGCCTGCTCTACGTCGCCACGTCCGCGACCGCGCGCGGCCTCGCACTCGGCGGCACCGGTATTGTCGTCGCCGCCGCCTCGGTCGCGCTGTTCCTCCTCGAAACCGGTCGCCTGTAG
- a CDS encoding DUF6684 family protein: MSSTIFDTDTLLDLTVNIVPLAILAFFFVAFVAVNPWGSGFTLERVLQFILVGWMLVGLSILTYVAAKRIETGEEEVGPY; the protein is encoded by the coding sequence ATGAGTTCCACCATCTTCGACACGGACACCCTCCTCGACCTCACGGTCAACATCGTCCCGCTGGCCATCCTCGCGTTCTTCTTCGTGGCCTTCGTGGCCGTGAACCCGTGGGGGTCGGGATTCACGCTCGAACGCGTCCTCCAGTTCATCCTCGTCGGCTGGATGCTGGTCGGGCTCTCCATCCTCACGTACGTCGCCGCCAAGCGCATCGAGACCGGCGAGGAAGAAGTCGGCCCGTACTGA
- the ctaD gene encoding cytochrome c oxidase subunit I: protein MASSSLVLTVLMGVLLVAVAASLARLEDWRSYTPLSDVGGALGERTEHGHEEKPGGVVRWLTTVDHKDIGILYGTYGAIAFVWGGLAVLLMRIELAAPATNIIDPALYNGLLTSHGITMLFLFGTPMIAAFGNYFIPLLIGADDMAFPRINAIAFWLLPPGALLVWAGFLLPGVATAQTSWTMYTPLSIQMSSPAIDMMLLGLHLTGVSATMGAVNFIATIFTERGDDVGWPSLDIFSWTMLTQSGLILFAFPLLGSALIMLLLDRNFGTTFFTVAGGDPILWQHLFWFFGHPEVYILVLPPMGIVSLVLPKFSGRKLFGFKFVVYSTLAIGVLSFGVWAHHMFTTGIDPRLRASFMAVSLAIAIPSAVKVFNWITTMWNGKLRLTAPMLFCIGFVQNFIIGGVTGIFLAAIPVDLILHDTYYVVGHFHFIVYGAIGFALFAGTYYWFPMVTGRMYQKRFAHAHFWLGLVGSNLTFLAMLWLGYGGMPRRYATYLPQFVTAHQIATAGAFLIGISTLLWVWNMVVSWKEGPKVDSGDPWDLDETGQLTNDWEWYEQQRESPVPATDGGESDDAQSAD from the coding sequence ATGGCCTCGTCATCACTGGTGCTAACCGTGCTGATGGGCGTGCTTCTCGTCGCGGTGGCTGCTTCCCTCGCGCGTCTCGAGGACTGGCGGTCGTACACGCCTCTCAGCGACGTCGGCGGTGCGCTCGGGGAGCGCACCGAACACGGACACGAAGAGAAGCCGGGCGGCGTCGTCCGGTGGCTCACGACGGTCGACCACAAGGACATCGGGATTCTCTACGGCACGTACGGTGCCATCGCGTTCGTCTGGGGCGGCCTCGCCGTGCTCCTGATGCGCATCGAGCTCGCCGCGCCCGCGACAAACATCATCGACCCCGCGCTGTACAACGGCCTCCTGACTAGCCACGGCATCACGATGCTGTTCCTGTTCGGGACGCCGATGATTGCGGCGTTCGGGAACTACTTCATCCCGCTGCTCATCGGTGCCGACGACATGGCGTTCCCCCGCATCAACGCCATCGCGTTCTGGCTGCTGCCGCCGGGCGCGCTCCTCGTCTGGGCGGGCTTCCTGCTGCCGGGCGTCGCGACCGCCCAGACCAGCTGGACGATGTACACGCCGCTGTCCATTCAGATGTCCAGCCCCGCCATCGACATGATGCTGCTCGGCCTCCACCTCACGGGGGTCTCGGCGACGATGGGGGCGGTCAACTTCATCGCGACCATCTTCACCGAGCGCGGCGACGACGTCGGCTGGCCGAGCCTCGACATCTTCTCGTGGACGATGCTCACGCAATCCGGGCTGATCCTGTTCGCGTTCCCGCTGCTGGGCAGCGCGCTCATCATGCTGCTGCTCGACCGCAACTTCGGCACGACCTTCTTCACGGTCGCCGGCGGTGACCCGATTCTCTGGCAACACCTGTTCTGGTTCTTCGGCCACCCCGAAGTGTACATTCTCGTGTTGCCGCCGATGGGCATCGTCAGCCTCGTGCTGCCGAAGTTCTCGGGGCGGAAACTGTTCGGGTTCAAGTTCGTCGTCTACTCCACGCTGGCTATCGGCGTGCTCTCGTTCGGCGTGTGGGCCCACCACATGTTCACCACGGGAATCGACCCGCGGCTCCGCGCGAGCTTCATGGCGGTGTCGCTCGCGATTGCGATACCATCCGCCGTGAAGGTGTTCAACTGGATTACCACGATGTGGAACGGCAAGCTCCGACTCACCGCGCCGATGCTGTTCTGCATCGGCTTCGTCCAGAACTTCATCATCGGCGGCGTCACCGGCATCTTCCTCGCCGCCATCCCCGTCGACCTCATCCTCCACGACACCTACTACGTCGTCGGTCACTTCCACTTCATCGTCTACGGTGCTATCGGCTTCGCGCTGTTCGCGGGCACCTACTACTGGTTCCCGATGGTCACCGGTCGGATGTACCAGAAGCGGTTCGCGCACGCGCACTTCTGGCTCGGCCTCGTCGGGTCGAACCTGACGTTCCTGGCGATGCTGTGGCTCGGCTACGGCGGCATGCCGCGGCGGTACGCGACGTACCTCCCGCAGTTCGTCACCGCCCACCAGATCGCGACCGCGGGCGCGTTCCTCATCGGCATCAGCACCCTGCTGTGGGTGTGGAACATGGTCGTCTCCTGGAAGGAGGGCCCCAAGGTCGACAGCGGCGACCCGTGGGACCTCGACGAGACGGGCCAGCTCACCAACGACTGGGAGTGGTACGAACAGCAGCGCGAGTCGCCCGTCCCGGCGACGGACGGCGGCGAATCCGACGACGCCCAGTCCGCGGACTGA
- a CDS encoding DUF7520 family protein: MSEPDTRGRRVVLWMYASAVAVAGLFGYVLGIIVYGDGGGPSGPLVEGSGAAYGAVGPITFQLNPLNLALFGIVSVGILLGIGLLAIIFVSERADA; this comes from the coding sequence GTGAGCGAACCCGACACGCGCGGTCGACGAGTGGTGCTGTGGATGTACGCCTCCGCGGTCGCCGTCGCCGGGCTGTTCGGCTACGTGCTCGGCATCATCGTCTACGGGGACGGCGGCGGTCCCTCCGGGCCGCTCGTGGAGGGGTCGGGCGCGGCCTACGGGGCCGTCGGCCCGATTACGTTCCAGTTGAACCCGCTGAACCTCGCGCTGTTCGGCATCGTCTCCGTGGGAATTCTGCTCGGCATCGGCCTCCTGGCAATCATTTTCGTCTCCGAGCGCGCCGACGCCTGA